The following proteins come from a genomic window of Apium graveolens cultivar Ventura unplaced genomic scaffold, ASM990537v1 ctg8672, whole genome shotgun sequence:
- the LOC141705236 gene encoding triacylglycerol lipase OBL1-like: MEPKSETKVKFLKVNAEAARFRDLLGIYFSTKIKGSKEYIELHPDVNEKILERTSILFASVLVQKLLKLHAKLLALGYKFEELVNILFNENIFTQILINKLQGKLPMLDKESETYVSAIGCLDKRVDLDIKPVDIRYFPVLSAMASKVVYENKKFVEAAIKGQWKMELIGSYDFYNEDHKKNTTQAMVFHDKHANQDMIIVAFRGTEPFDADAWCTDFDISCISFPDMGKVHSGFMKAMGLQKNETWPKHNRQ, from the exons ATGGAGCCAAAGAGTGAAACTAAAGTAAAATTTCTCAAAGTGAACGCAGAAGCAGCAAGATTTCGTGATCTCTTGGGAATTTATTTTTCCACCAAAATTAAAGGTAGCAAAGAATATATAGAACTACACCCCGATGTCAATGAGAAGATCCTAGAGCGTACATCGATCCTTTTTGCTTCGGTGCTGGTGCAGAAGTTATTAAAACTCCATGCAAAACTCTTAGCCCTTGGATACAAATTTGAAGAGTTGGTCAACATTCTGTTCAATGAAAACATATTTACCCAGATATTGATAAATAAATTACAAG GAAAATTGCCAATGCTTGATAAAGAATCAGAAACCTATGTGTCTGCTATTGGATGTCTTGATAAACGAGTTGATTTAGACATCAAACCTGTTGATATCAGATATTTTCCGGTGCTGTCAGCAATGGCCTCTAAGGTAGTTTACGAGAACAAAAAATTTGTCGAGGCAGCTATAAAAGGTCAATGGAAG ATGGAGCTAATAGGCTCGTATGATTTTTATAATG AAGATCATAAGAAAAACACTACCCAAGCCATGGTATTTCATGACAAGCATGCCAACCAGGACATGATAATAGTGGCTTTTAGAGGCACTGAACCCTTTGATGCAGATGCATGGTGTACAGACTTTGATATCTCCTGTATTAGTTTCCCAGATATGGGAAAAGTCCACAGTGGATTCATGAAAGCTATGGGCTTGCAGAAGAACGAAACCTGGCCAAAACATAATCGACAATGA
- the LOC141705237 gene encoding triacylglycerol lipase OBL1-like, which produces MKKKFKEFNITYNRYVYNNDVVPRVPFDNSVLMFRHFGNYRRIVGELYEHYFTISPLALMKRSMDAIGKVWRSLISQNRESLPLLYLRYWGIWLWWAVDHNPQDYINAVRLGRKQLDKAD; this is translated from the exons atgaagaagaaatttaagGAGTTCAATATCACGTACAACCGATATGTTTATAATAATGATGTAGTGCCCAGGGTGCCTTTTGATAACTCTGTTTTGATGTTCAGGCACTTTG GAAACTACAGGAGAATTGTAGGAGAATTGTATGAGCATTACTTTACGATATCGCCATTGGCACTCATGAAAAGGTCAATGGATGCTATTGGGAAGGTGTGGAGAAGTTTGATAAGCCAGAACAGAGAAAGTTTGCCTCTGCTGTATCTTAGGTACTGGGGAATCTGGCTCTGGTGGGCTGTTGATCATAATCCTCAAGATTACATTAATGCAGTAAGATTGGGGCGCAAGCAGCTCGATAAGGCGGACTAA
- the LOC141705235 gene encoding cytochrome P450 CYP736A12-like has protein sequence MILSLAFSFLFLFLGAAFWWILDAKQRKLLPPGPRGLPIVGSLLNLGSLPHRTFHELSKKYGPIMSLRMGSVPSIVVSSPEAAQLFLKTHDSAFAARPQMEAVAHMSYGNNGISFTNGTYWRHVRKFVVQELLAPAKVNSFRGMRRDEVGLVVEEIKKVAVAGEVVNVSDKVGGLIENMTFRFLLGRSKDDRFDLKGIMTEAFTLAGQFNLADFVPSLKPLDLQGLTRKYKETGKKLDAMLELIIEEHEQNLNTGTRTNNRDIVDEMISLSKNDSSVNHQELAKLIDRSSIKSIMIDIITAAIDTSFTSIEWILTELMRHPRAMKKCQEELTCVVGLDRLVEETDLPKLEYLYMVIKEGMRLHPIVPLLGPHEAKEDIVVNGYHIPQKSRIIVNAWAIGRDSKVWGNNALEFIPERFSESKIDLRGRDFELLPFGSGRRGCPGMQLGLLSVQLVLAQLLHCFDWELPHGKSAEDMDMTEQFGLTIPRIEHLLLVPKLRI, from the coding sequence ATGATCCTTTCCTTGGCCTTTTCATTTCTGTTCCTCTTCCTTGGAGCTGCATTCTGGTGGATACTCGACGCCAAGCAGCGTAAGCTACTGCCACCAGGCCCGAGAGGATTACCGATTGTTGGTAGCCTTTTAAATTTGGGTAGCCTTCCCCACCGTACCTTCCATGAGTTGTCCAAGAAGTATGGTCCTATAATGTCTTTACGCATGGGTTCCGTGCCGTCTATAGTTGTCTCGTCTCCTGAGGCTGCTCAACTTTTCCTAAAAACTCATGACAGTGCTTTTGCAGCACGACCACAAATGGAGGCTGTTGCACATATGTCATATGGTAACAATGGCATTAGCTTCACCAATGGTACATACTGGAGGCATGTGAGAAAATTTGTTGTGCAAGAGCTTTTAGCTCCCGCAAAAGTTAATTCTTTCCGAGGGATGAGAAGGGATGAGGTTGGCTTAGTCGTGGAGGAGATCAAGAAAGTTGCGGTCGCTGGTGAGGTGGTGAATGTTAGTGATAAGGTAGGGGGTTTAATTGAAAACATGACTTTTAGGTTCCTTTTAGGACGAAGCAAAGATGATCGATTTGATCTCAAGGGTATCATGACGGAAGCCTTTACTTTGGCTGGACAGTTTAATCTTGCTGACTTTGTGCCCTCCCTAAAGCCACTTGACCTTCAGGGATTGACACGAAAATACAAGGAAACAGGCAAAAAACTTGATGCAATGTTGGAGCTAATTATTGAGGAGCATGAGCAAAATTTGAATACTGGCACTCGTACGAATAATCGTGACATTGTCGATGAAATGATATCTTTGTCTAAAAATGACTCTTCTGTCAACCATCAAGAGCTAGCCAAACTGATTGACAGATCCAGTATCAAGTCTATCATGATCGATATCATTACAGCAGCAATTGACACCTCATTTACATCAATCGAATGGATACTGACAGAGCTAATGAGACATCCAAGGGCAATGAAAAAGTGTCAAGAGGAGCTTACTTGCGTTGTTGGACTTGATAGATTGGTGGAGGAGACGGATTTGCCCAAACTAGAATATTTGTACATGGTTATAAAAGAAGGTATGAGACTACACCCTATAGTACCGTTACTTGGTCCCCACGAAGCTAAGGAGGATATTGTAGTTAATGGATATCATATCCCTCAGAAGTCACGAATAATCGTAAATGCTTGGGCTATAGGACGAGATTCTAAGGTGTGGGGTAACAATGCTCTAGAATTTATTCCAGAGAGGTTTTCTGAGAGTAAAATAGACCTCCGAGGACGTGATTTTGAGCTCTTACCATTTGGTAGTGGTAGAAGAGGGTGTCCTGGTATGCAACTAGGGTTGCTGAGTGTTCAGCTAGTGTTGGCTCAGTTGTTACATTGTTTTGACTGGGAGTTGCCGCATGGGAAATCAGCTGAAGACATGGATATGACTGAGCAGTTTGGGCTAACAATTCCCCGAATCGAGCACTTGCTCTTGGTGCCTAAGCTTCGTATTTAA